The Bifidobacterium coryneforme genome segment CGCGAGGTCTTGTACTTTGGCAGTGCCATGTTTTCCTCTGTTTCGATCGAATCTAGAGCTTAAGCGTAGAGCAGTTTACCGCAACCCCGGGTCTTTGTCACACCGGGGCGGTGCGGAGAAGCGTCAGGTAAGGGTTATTCCCCGTTTTCCTGCTCCTCCAGTTGGTCCCTGAGGCCCCTGAGGGCGTCCCACCGGTCATCCAGCACCTCGTGGTGGTGGTCCGGGTGCTCATTCAGATCGACTCCGCACTGGGGGCAGAGTCCTCGGCAATCGGGCTTGCATACGGGTTGCAGGGGGAGTGCCTCGACCAGGTTGTCACGCAGGAGGGCCTCCAGGTCGGCGAAGGCCCCGCCTTCGCACAGCGGATAGGTGTCCCCGCCTTCCTCCTCGCCGGCGATGATCTCGACCTTGCCGTTGGTCTGGTCGGGTTCGGGTGTCTTGTAGGGGAAGAAGACCACGGGGTCCACCTCAA includes the following:
- a CDS encoding YceD family protein; protein product: MSRPEDSPWAVSVAQVAARAGRSKQIDQDFPAPTGIGDKVVGIKEGDPVHVTGSFESMVDGLIFTAHVSAPLQAECTRCLKPIDRDLEVDPVVFFPYKTPEPDQTNGKVEIIAGEEEGGDTYPLCEGGAFADLEALLRDNLVEALPLQPVCKPDCRGLCPQCGVDLNEHPDHHHEVLDDRWDALRGLRDQLEEQENGE